In Actinomycetes bacterium, a single window of DNA contains:
- a CDS encoding protease inhibitor I42 family protein, which produces MDESERAVERESRREVTVGDVVELSVSDLPGAGYRWEVPALPPGLAVVEDDWVQPDPPPGVGAGRARVLRIRADRTGEYVVRLELRRPWEAAPARVSEVPVSVTAPAGP; this is translated from the coding sequence GCGGGAGTCCCGGCGTGAGGTCACCGTCGGCGATGTCGTCGAGCTGAGTGTGTCCGACCTGCCCGGTGCGGGGTACCGCTGGGAGGTGCCTGCGCTCCCTCCCGGGCTGGCCGTCGTCGAGGACGACTGGGTGCAGCCCGACCCGCCGCCCGGCGTCGGGGCCGGCCGGGCGCGCGTGCTGCGGATCCGCGCCGACCGGACCGGCGAGTACGTCGTCCGGCTCGAGCTGCGCCGGCCCTGGGAGGCCGCCCCGGCCCGGGTGAGCGAGGTGCCGGTGTCCGTCACGGCTCCCGCTGGACCCTGA
- a CDS encoding MBL fold metallo-hydrolase: MTAELTVLHAGYATGEGVASSVVLVRDGASTVVVDPGMVRSPSLILDPMTTLEVSAGDVTDVVLSHHHPDHTWHIALFPNARVHDAWAVYQGDQWDDQPAEGREVSPSVRLMETPGHTAQDISTLVETAEGLVACTHLWWFAEGPAEDPRATDLPALHASRERLLALEPVRVVPGHGPAFVPGPSTPG; encoded by the coding sequence ATGACCGCCGAGCTCACCGTCCTGCACGCCGGCTATGCGACCGGTGAGGGCGTGGCCTCGAGCGTGGTGCTGGTCCGCGACGGCGCCTCTACGGTCGTCGTGGACCCTGGAATGGTCCGCAGCCCCTCGCTGATCCTGGACCCGATGACCACTCTCGAGGTGTCGGCCGGCGACGTCACGGACGTCGTCCTGAGCCACCACCACCCCGACCACACGTGGCACATAGCGCTGTTCCCGAACGCGCGGGTCCACGACGCGTGGGCGGTCTACCAGGGCGACCAGTGGGACGACCAGCCGGCCGAGGGACGGGAGGTGTCGCCGTCGGTGCGGCTGATGGAGACGCCCGGCCACACCGCCCAGGACATCAGCACGCTGGTCGAGACCGCCGAGGGGCTGGTCGCCTGCACGCACCTCTGGTGGTTCGCCGAAGGTCCGGCCGAGGACCCGCGGGCGACCGACCTGCCGGCCCTGCACGCCAGCCGCGAACGGCTGCTCGCACTCGAGCCGGTCCGGGTGGTGCCCGGGCACGGGCCGGCGTTCGTCCCCGGCCCGTCGACGCCAGGCTGA